A single genomic interval of Granulicella tundricola MP5ACTX9 harbors:
- a CDS encoding acyl carrier protein codes for MGLDTVEIILRTEETFAIDLPDSDCAQVRTVGDLYRLVLEKLSLPYQPATETEAIPTAHNRSRLRTVTPFDFTTPDVWLTLKALIIDQLQVKDSEVHEQATFIHDLGCD; via the coding sequence ATGGGCCTCGACACCGTAGAAATCATCCTCCGCACCGAAGAGACCTTCGCCATCGACCTCCCCGACAGCGACTGCGCCCAGGTCCGCACCGTAGGCGATCTCTACCGCCTCGTCCTCGAAAAACTCTCCCTCCCCTACCAACCCGCCACCGAAACCGAAGCCATCCCCACCGCCCACAACCGCTCCCGCCTCCGAACCGTCACCCCCTTCGACTTCACCACCCCGGACGTCTGGCTCACCCTCAAAGCCCTCATCATCGACCAACTCCAAGTCAAAGACTCAGAAGTCCACGAACAAGCCACCTTCATCCACGACCTAGGCTGCGACTAA
- a CDS encoding tyrosine-type recombinase/integrase, with protein sequence MNEYEVLADGFLAMLRNERGASEHTVRAYTREVKDFAAYLAGEMGERGIGAVEHLHIRGYLSVLYARGLEKSSMARALASVRSWFKWLAKEGKVEQNPALLVSTPKRAQHLPRVPSAEEVNRVMDSLESADGGTWPERDRVIFELLYGCGIRNSELCGLDMGNVQWANDAVLVRGKGKKERLVPLGDEAAAAVRAYMPQRAERLAAAGKGGLIGDGALLMNARMRGTCRLTTRSVGRIVKAIAQSRGLAADVHPHTLRHAFGTHMLEDGADLRAIQEMLGHERLSTTQRYTQLTVGQVQRVYEESHPRAL encoded by the coding sequence ATGAACGAGTATGAGGTTTTGGCGGATGGGTTTCTGGCTATGCTGCGGAATGAGCGTGGGGCGAGCGAGCATACTGTTCGGGCTTATACGCGGGAGGTAAAGGACTTTGCGGCTTACCTGGCGGGGGAGATGGGGGAGCGGGGGATTGGGGCTGTCGAACACCTGCATATACGGGGGTATTTGAGCGTGCTTTACGCTCGGGGGCTGGAGAAGAGCAGCATGGCGCGGGCGCTGGCGAGTGTGCGGAGCTGGTTCAAGTGGCTGGCGAAGGAAGGGAAGGTGGAGCAGAATCCGGCGCTGCTGGTGTCGACGCCGAAGCGGGCGCAGCATCTGCCGCGGGTGCCGAGTGCGGAGGAGGTGAACCGGGTGATGGATTCGCTGGAAAGTGCTGATGGGGGGACGTGGCCGGAGCGGGATCGGGTGATCTTTGAGCTGTTGTATGGGTGCGGGATTCGGAACTCTGAGCTCTGTGGGTTGGATATGGGGAATGTGCAGTGGGCGAACGATGCGGTGCTGGTTCGAGGTAAAGGTAAGAAGGAACGGCTGGTGCCTCTGGGGGATGAGGCTGCTGCTGCGGTGAGAGCCTATATGCCGCAGCGTGCGGAGAGGTTGGCGGCTGCGGGGAAGGGTGGGTTGATTGGGGATGGGGCGCTGTTGATGAATGCCCGGATGAGGGGGACTTGCAGGTTGACTACGCGGAGTGTGGGGCGGATTGTGAAGGCGATCGCGCAGAGCCGGGGGCTGGCGGCGGATGTTCATCCGCATACGCTGCGTCATGCTTTTGGGACGCATATGCTTGAGGATGGGGCGGATCTTAGGGCGATCCAGGAGATGCTGGGGCATGAGCGGTTATCGACGACGCAGCGGTATACGCAGTTGACGGTGGGGCAGGTGCAGAGGGTTTATGAGGAGTCGCATCCTCGGGCGCTTTAA
- a CDS encoding rhodanese-like domain-containing protein gives MGRNQILNWERLASILEAMTDPEITPDAFQALRQQTAGTAGAPVLLDVREPWEIETASLAGSVNIPMGDIPSRAHAELDPDQPIVVMCHHGARSLSVTMWLRREGFEQAQSLAGGIDYWSRAIDPTVPRY, from the coding sequence ATGGGGAGGAACCAGATTCTGAACTGGGAGCGGCTGGCTAGTATTCTGGAAGCTATGACCGATCCTGAGATCACCCCTGATGCGTTTCAAGCCCTCCGCCAACAGACCGCCGGTACCGCCGGGGCGCCCGTTCTTTTAGACGTGCGTGAGCCGTGGGAGATAGAGACTGCGTCGCTGGCGGGGTCCGTGAATATTCCAATGGGGGATATTCCTTCGCGGGCGCATGCGGAGTTGGACCCGGACCAGCCGATTGTGGTGATGTGCCACCATGGGGCGAGATCGCTTTCGGTGACGATGTGGCTCAGGCGGGAGGGGTTCGAGCAGGCTCAGTCGCTGGCGGGTGGGATCGATTACTGGTCTAGGGCGATCGATCCCACGGTGCCGAGGTACTAA
- a CDS encoding sigma-54-dependent transcriptional regulator translates to MQEKVLIVEDEIHARTGLAELVASWGYRTECAADGAEGLDMVTRWSPAIVVTDLKMPRMDGMELLNRISERPERIRVVMLTAQGSIESAVEAMRMGAYDYLPKPVEPARLKAILQSASRQVEADEDVETPIRVAKSENTLGDMVGTSPEMKAVFKLIERVAPSNVSVLVTGESGTGKELVARALHDLSGRRNKAFVAVNCAAIPETLIESEIFGHEKGAFTGALERRAGCFELAEEGTLLLDEIGEMPAATQAKLLRVLEDRKLRRLGSKTETPVDVRVVAATNKDPERAVSAGELRGDLYYRLNVFNIQMPPLRAHVSDVPIIAEKMIADMNERHGCSVTGASEELMSRLLNYKWPGNVRELRNTIERAVILAGKGLIGVEHLPPHFGEAGFAPKASGAPAAQGPALSDTAVHVEVGTTVDEAERQLILKTLTSTHNNKTRAAEILGVSTKTLQNKLKEYAAAGLE, encoded by the coding sequence TTGCAGGAGAAAGTACTGATTGTCGAAGATGAGATCCACGCACGCACCGGCCTCGCCGAGCTCGTCGCCTCATGGGGTTACCGCACGGAGTGTGCCGCAGACGGGGCAGAAGGCCTGGACATGGTCACCCGCTGGTCCCCTGCCATCGTTGTCACAGATCTCAAGATGCCCCGCATGGATGGCATGGAACTCCTCAACCGCATTTCGGAGCGCCCCGAACGCATTCGCGTCGTCATGCTCACCGCCCAAGGCTCAATCGAGTCCGCAGTCGAAGCCATGCGCATGGGCGCATACGACTACCTCCCCAAGCCCGTGGAGCCCGCCCGCCTCAAGGCCATCCTCCAGAGCGCCAGCCGCCAGGTGGAAGCCGATGAAGACGTCGAAACTCCCATCCGCGTCGCCAAAAGCGAAAACACCCTTGGCGACATGGTCGGCACCTCGCCCGAAATGAAGGCCGTCTTCAAGCTCATTGAGCGCGTAGCCCCGTCGAACGTCAGCGTCCTCGTCACCGGAGAGAGCGGCACCGGCAAAGAGCTCGTTGCACGCGCCCTCCACGATCTCAGCGGCCGGCGCAACAAGGCCTTCGTCGCCGTCAACTGCGCCGCCATCCCGGAGACCCTCATTGAAAGCGAGATCTTCGGCCACGAAAAAGGCGCCTTCACCGGAGCCCTCGAGCGCCGCGCCGGCTGCTTTGAGCTGGCCGAAGAAGGCACCCTCCTCCTGGACGAGATCGGCGAGATGCCCGCCGCAACCCAGGCCAAGCTCCTCCGCGTCCTGGAAGATCGCAAGCTTCGCCGTCTCGGCTCCAAGACAGAAACCCCCGTCGACGTCCGCGTAGTAGCCGCAACCAACAAGGACCCGGAACGCGCCGTCTCCGCAGGCGAGCTGCGCGGCGATCTCTACTACCGCCTCAACGTCTTCAACATTCAGATGCCCCCCCTCCGCGCCCACGTCAGCGACGTCCCCATCATCGCGGAAAAGATGATCGCGGACATGAATGAGCGCCACGGCTGCTCCGTCACCGGCGCGTCGGAAGAACTCATGTCCCGCCTCCTCAACTACAAGTGGCCCGGCAACGTTCGCGAGCTTCGCAACACCATTGAACGCGCCGTCATCCTCGCCGGCAAAGGACTCATCGGCGTCGAGCATCTCCCGCCCCACTTCGGCGAAGCCGGCTTCGCCCCCAAGGCCTCCGGCGCACCCGCCGCCCAGGGTCCTGCCCTCAGCGATACCGCAGTCCACGTAGAAGTCGGCACCACGGTCGACGAAGCCGAGCGCCAGCTTATTCTCAAGACCCTCACCTCCACGCACAACAACAAGACCCGCGCCGCGGAGATCCTCGGAGTCAGCACCAAGACCCTCCAGAACAAGCTCAAGGAGTACGCGGCTGCCGGCCTCGAATAA
- a CDS encoding REP-associated tyrosine transposase has product MTRGLVRYQENRDFHFVTFSCYERKPLLRENDAYALFERSLETMRLRYEFVVAGYVVMPEHVHLLMNEPKEVKLATALQALKLSVSVQMGRVRFWHKRYYDFNVYTSDKRVEKLRYIHRNPVVRGLVTEPGDWEWSSWRHYLTGERGTVEIQSEWTSGRKERKVVETHVSEARRGAPKG; this is encoded by the coding sequence ATGACGCGGGGTTTGGTGCGGTATCAGGAGAACCGGGACTTTCACTTTGTGACGTTCAGTTGTTATGAACGGAAGCCTTTGCTGCGTGAGAATGACGCGTATGCGCTGTTCGAGCGGTCTCTGGAGACGATGCGGTTGCGGTATGAGTTTGTGGTGGCCGGGTATGTCGTCATGCCGGAGCATGTGCATTTACTCATGAACGAACCGAAGGAGGTGAAGCTGGCGACGGCTTTGCAGGCGCTCAAGCTTTCTGTTTCGGTGCAGATGGGGCGGGTGCGCTTCTGGCATAAGCGGTACTACGACTTCAATGTTTATACGAGTGATAAGAGGGTGGAGAAGCTTCGATATATCCATCGGAACCCGGTGGTTCGGGGATTGGTGACGGAACCGGGGGATTGGGAGTGGTCCAGTTGGCGGCACTACCTTACGGGTGAGCGAGGGACGGTGGAGATTCAGTCTGAATGGACTTCGGGTAGGAAGGAACGGAAGGTAGTGGAAACCCACGTCTCAGAAGCGAGACGTGGGGCACCCAAAGGGTAG
- a CDS encoding tyrosine recombinase translates to MGTGNGRLLSEYGVYLRVERGLRPNSCEAYGRDLLQFAEFLEKRDGLLVGATQQDVGEFLGQLRGHAVESRSVARKLSGLKGFYKWLLMDKRVRHDPTLNVASPSVWKILPKSMAESEVVGMLERTGVAARAADADGIALRDHAILELLYAGGLRVGEICALRVEDVRLEDQRAQVRGKGDKERIVPLGRQACDALAIYLDRGRPGLARGAGAGMRREMFLSVRGRALTRQWVWEMVRGCSENGDASPHKLRHSCATHMVEHGADLRSVQTFLGHADIATTQVYTHVALGHLKEVHRLHHPRAKRRMGVAV, encoded by the coding sequence ATGGGTACGGGGAACGGGCGGTTGCTGTCCGAGTATGGGGTTTATCTGCGGGTGGAGCGGGGGCTGCGGCCTAATAGCTGCGAGGCTTATGGGCGGGATTTGCTGCAGTTTGCGGAGTTTCTGGAGAAGCGGGATGGGTTGCTGGTGGGGGCGACGCAGCAGGATGTGGGGGAGTTTCTGGGGCAGTTGCGGGGGCATGCCGTGGAGAGCCGGAGTGTGGCGAGGAAGCTGAGTGGGTTGAAGGGGTTTTATAAGTGGCTGCTGATGGATAAGCGGGTGCGGCATGATCCTACGTTGAATGTGGCTTCGCCCTCGGTTTGGAAGATATTGCCGAAGAGTATGGCGGAGAGTGAAGTGGTGGGGATGTTGGAACGGACCGGGGTCGCGGCAAGGGCGGCGGATGCGGATGGGATCGCGTTGAGGGATCATGCGATTTTGGAGTTGCTTTATGCGGGCGGGCTGCGGGTGGGGGAGATATGTGCGCTGCGGGTGGAGGATGTTCGGCTCGAAGATCAGAGGGCGCAGGTGAGGGGGAAGGGCGATAAGGAGAGGATTGTGCCGTTGGGGCGGCAGGCTTGTGATGCGCTGGCGATCTATCTGGATCGGGGGCGGCCGGGGCTTGCGCGGGGGGCTGGGGCGGGGATGCGGCGGGAGATGTTCTTGAGTGTTCGGGGGAGGGCGCTGACGAGGCAGTGGGTTTGGGAGATGGTGAGAGGGTGCTCGGAGAATGGGGATGCGAGTCCGCATAAGCTGCGGCATAGCTGTGCGACGCATATGGTCGAGCATGGGGCGGATTTGAGGAGCGTGCAGACTTTTCTGGGTCATGCGGATATCGCTACGACGCAGGTGTATACGCATGTCGCTCTGGGGCATTTGAAGGAGGTGCACCGGTTGCATCATCCTCGTGCGAAGCGGCGAATGGGAGTGGCAGTATGA
- the ffh gene encoding signal recognition particle protein has protein sequence MFENLSEKLQRSFKTLRGQGTITEENISDAMREIRLALLESDVNLEVVKDLVEHIRVKAMGTQVTTALSPSEQIVKIVHDELVTLLGKDIAKFRTASQPPSVVLMAGLQGSGKTTTSAKLAQWLKKGGHRPMLVSVDVYRPAARAQLAVVAKSTGVNLYEGKLDESVQNGTPEVLRLAKEAKKEAANFGCDILIVDTAGRLGIDAVLMDEMAELKKLLNPSEILFVADAMTGQDAVNSAKAFNDLLTITGAILTKMDGDARGGAALSIRQVTGAPIKFLGTGEKPDAFEPFHPDRIVSRIMGHGDIATLLERAESTLDKGKAEAFAKKALGGQGFTLEDFREQLRQIKKMGSMKSILKMLPSVGPFAGMAQAAENVDESQFTRVESIINSMTNKERQNADLINGSRRKRIAAGSGVTVAEVNNLLRQYAQMSKMFKTMGGGMGGGMKAQQRLMSQMQQQKQRFGR, from the coding sequence ATGTTTGAAAACCTCTCAGAAAAACTCCAGCGTTCCTTCAAGACTCTCCGCGGCCAGGGCACCATCACAGAAGAGAACATCTCCGACGCCATGCGCGAGATCCGCCTAGCCCTCCTTGAAAGTGACGTGAACTTAGAAGTCGTCAAAGATCTCGTCGAGCACATCCGCGTCAAGGCCATGGGCACCCAGGTCACCACCGCCCTCAGCCCCTCCGAGCAGATCGTCAAAATCGTCCACGACGAGCTCGTCACCCTCCTCGGCAAAGACATAGCCAAGTTCCGCACCGCCAGCCAGCCTCCATCGGTCGTCCTCATGGCCGGCCTCCAGGGCTCTGGCAAAACCACGACCTCCGCCAAACTAGCCCAATGGCTCAAAAAGGGCGGCCACCGCCCCATGCTCGTCTCCGTCGACGTCTACCGCCCCGCCGCCCGCGCCCAGCTAGCCGTAGTCGCCAAATCCACCGGAGTAAACCTCTACGAAGGCAAGCTCGACGAGTCTGTCCAGAACGGCACCCCAGAAGTCCTCCGCCTCGCCAAGGAAGCAAAAAAGGAAGCCGCCAACTTCGGCTGCGACATCCTCATCGTCGACACCGCAGGCCGTCTCGGCATCGACGCCGTCCTCATGGACGAAATGGCAGAGTTAAAGAAGCTCCTGAACCCCAGCGAAATCCTCTTCGTAGCCGACGCCATGACCGGCCAGGACGCCGTCAACTCCGCCAAGGCCTTCAACGATCTCCTCACCATCACCGGCGCCATCCTCACAAAGATGGACGGCGACGCACGCGGCGGTGCCGCCCTCTCCATCCGCCAGGTCACCGGCGCGCCCATCAAGTTCCTCGGCACCGGTGAAAAGCCGGACGCCTTCGAGCCCTTCCACCCCGACCGCATCGTCTCCCGCATCATGGGTCACGGCGACATCGCCACCCTCCTCGAGCGCGCCGAATCCACCCTCGACAAGGGCAAGGCCGAAGCCTTCGCCAAGAAGGCCCTCGGCGGCCAGGGCTTCACCCTGGAAGACTTCCGCGAGCAGCTCCGCCAGATCAAAAAAATGGGCTCCATGAAGTCCATCCTCAAGATGCTCCCCTCCGTCGGCCCCTTCGCCGGCATGGCTCAGGCCGCGGAAAACGTCGACGAATCCCAGTTCACCCGCGTCGAATCCATCATCAACTCCATGACCAACAAGGAGCGCCAGAACGCCGACCTCATCAACGGCAGCCGTCGCAAGCGCATCGCCGCCGGCTCCGGCGTCACGGTCGCGGAGGTCAACAACCTCCTACGCCAATACGCCCAGATGTCGAAGATGTTCAAAACCATGGGCGGAGGAATGGGCGGTGGCATGAAAGCCCAGCAACGCCTCATGAGCCAAATGCAACAACAAAAACAACGCTTCGGAAGATAA
- a CDS encoding sensor histidine kinase: MRLKTKLVLAATGSAFVIVIVLSALFLGELLRQRIAQTASANDVMARQVLLMTRQAVEVGLVVHPPENLSNEALQNAVAEALQSHDPLNDTMSSFVRYSPAVQEVSVTDANGLTLVSTDPTMVNQHIASRIAFERVRDGNLPYQWREVFGKPRVLDVSLPLQRNNKPFLIVHIGIRSSFLKDNYAPWLWDALIFALVAGGGSMVAAALLASVAVRPIEEISRRLERLTLSNDSIAAGMELGGGRPVVGALPGSVPDAKTDAVVRVTNTIDRLGQQLRTTEAGYTDLRANFNHVLDTLREGVILFTAEGRAAMVSDAVAQFLRTPDPAGQIVIPHGAMMGKRLEEIFLPTTALGQAVRSAFEQDGKVTGQRVRLEDGREVEISLDRIDAGRGKEHMGTLLTLRDAGSAKQLEQELDVSRRLAAIGRLTAGVGHEVKNPVNAMVVHLELLRAKLEAAGQGRGFLQGAQRHVDILASEMERLDRVVQTLADFTRPMELHLSEIDLREVVERVVDLTGAEMAEHNVEVRCALEPAVMVRADGEMLRQAMLNLMLNAMQAMEQGGILRVGVRRDGDTALLVVADEGPGIPPELMPRIFELYFTTKPKGSGIGLAMTYRIIQMHGGAMEVTSEVGAGAAFTMRLPLILSDNRTGSRLMAGRAS, from the coding sequence ATGCGCCTGAAGACCAAGCTCGTGCTTGCCGCGACAGGCTCAGCCTTCGTCATCGTCATCGTCCTCTCCGCCCTCTTCCTGGGAGAGTTGCTCCGTCAGCGCATCGCACAGACCGCCTCCGCCAACGACGTCATGGCCCGTCAGGTCCTGCTCATGACCCGCCAGGCCGTTGAGGTCGGCCTGGTCGTTCACCCGCCTGAGAACCTCTCAAACGAAGCTCTCCAGAATGCCGTTGCGGAAGCCCTACAAAGCCACGACCCTCTCAACGACACCATGAGTTCTTTCGTGCGTTACAGTCCTGCCGTGCAGGAGGTCAGCGTGACGGATGCCAACGGCCTCACCCTGGTCAGCACGGACCCCACCATGGTCAACCAGCACATCGCGTCGCGCATCGCCTTTGAGCGTGTACGGGACGGCAACCTTCCCTATCAATGGAGAGAGGTCTTCGGCAAGCCGCGCGTGCTGGACGTCTCCCTGCCGCTCCAGCGCAACAACAAACCCTTTCTCATCGTCCACATCGGCATCCGCTCCTCCTTCCTCAAGGACAACTACGCCCCCTGGCTCTGGGACGCTCTCATCTTCGCCCTCGTAGCAGGCGGCGGTTCCATGGTTGCAGCCGCGCTCCTCGCCAGCGTCGCCGTCCGTCCTATTGAAGAGATCAGCCGCCGCCTGGAGCGCCTCACCCTCTCCAATGACAGCATCGCCGCCGGCATGGAACTTGGCGGCGGCAGACCCGTCGTCGGAGCACTCCCGGGCAGCGTTCCCGACGCAAAAACAGACGCCGTCGTGCGTGTCACCAACACCATCGATCGCCTCGGCCAACAACTCCGCACCACGGAAGCCGGCTACACCGACCTCCGCGCCAACTTCAACCACGTGCTCGACACTCTCCGCGAGGGCGTCATCCTCTTCACGGCGGAGGGCCGCGCCGCCATGGTCTCGGACGCCGTGGCCCAGTTCCTACGAACCCCGGACCCCGCTGGCCAGATCGTCATTCCCCACGGTGCCATGATGGGAAAGAGGCTGGAAGAGATCTTTCTTCCCACCACAGCCCTCGGTCAGGCAGTACGATCAGCCTTCGAGCAGGATGGTAAGGTCACTGGCCAGCGCGTCCGCCTCGAAGACGGCCGCGAGGTAGAGATCAGCCTTGATCGCATCGACGCAGGCCGTGGGAAGGAACACATGGGCACCCTCCTGACCCTTCGTGACGCTGGATCAGCCAAGCAGTTGGAGCAGGAACTTGACGTCTCTCGCCGCCTCGCCGCCATCGGCCGCCTCACCGCAGGCGTAGGCCATGAGGTCAAGAACCCCGTCAACGCCATGGTCGTGCACCTTGAACTCCTCCGCGCCAAGCTTGAGGCCGCCGGACAAGGCCGTGGATTCCTCCAGGGAGCACAGCGCCACGTCGACATCCTCGCCAGTGAGATGGAACGCCTCGACCGCGTCGTCCAGACCCTCGCCGACTTCACCCGTCCCATGGAGCTGCACCTCAGCGAGATCGATCTCCGTGAGGTCGTCGAGCGCGTCGTCGATCTCACTGGAGCGGAGATGGCAGAGCATAACGTTGAAGTCCGCTGCGCCCTGGAGCCCGCCGTCATGGTTCGCGCCGATGGTGAAATGCTCCGCCAGGCCATGCTCAACCTCATGCTCAACGCCATGCAGGCCATGGAGCAGGGCGGTATTCTCCGCGTCGGCGTCCGCCGCGACGGCGATACAGCCCTCCTCGTCGTAGCCGATGAGGGCCCCGGCATCCCCCCGGAGTTGATGCCGCGAATCTTTGAGCTCTACTTCACTACCAAGCCCAAGGGCAGTGGAATAGGGCTAGCCATGACCTACCGCATCATCCAGATGCACGGCGGTGCAATGGAAGTAACGTCCGAAGTTGGTGCAGGTGCAGCGTTTACGATGAGACTTCCTCTGATTCTGAGTGACAATAGAACAGGCTCGCGTTTGATGGCGGGGAGGGCAAGTTGA